The following proteins are encoded in a genomic region of Pan troglodytes isolate AG18354 chromosome 2, NHGRI_mPanTro3-v2.0_pri, whole genome shotgun sequence:
- the LOC460817 gene encoding LOW QUALITY PROTEIN: bromodomain-containing protein 7-like (The sequence of the model RefSeq protein was modified relative to this genomic sequence to represent the inferred CDS: inserted 1 base in 1 codon; substituted 1 base at 1 genomic stop codon) produces the protein MGKKHKKHKSDKHFHEDYVEKPLKLVLKVGGNEVTELSTGSSGHDSSLFEDKNDHDKHKDRKRKKRKKGEKQIPGEEKGRKRRRVKEDKKKRDRDRVENEAEKDLQCHAPVRLDLPPEKPLTSSLAKQEVEQTPLQEALNQLMRQLXRKDPSAFFSFPAADFIAPGYSMIIKHPMDFSTMKEKIKNNDYQSIEELKDNFKLMCTNAMIYNKPETIYYKAAKKLLHSGMKILNQERIQSLKQSIDFMADLQKTRKQKDGTDTSQSGEDGGCWQREREDSGDAEAHAFKSPSKENKKKDKDMLEDKFKSNNLERKQEQLDRIVKESGGKLTRRLVNSQCEFERRKPGGTTTLGLLHPEDPIVGEPGYCPVRLGMTTGRLQSGVNTLQGFKEDKRNKVTPVLYLNYGPYGSYATHYDSTFANISKDDSDLIYSTYAEDSDLPSDFSSHEFLATCQDYPYVMADSLLDVLTKGGHSRTLQEMEMSLPEDEGHTKTLDTAKEMEITEVEPPGRXESNTQDRFIALKAVTNFGVPVEVFDSEEAEIFQKKLDETTRSLRELQEAQNERLSTRPPPNMICLLGPSYREMHLAEQVTNNLKELAQQVTPGDIVSTYGVRKAMGISIPSPVMENNFVDLTEDTEEPKKADVAECGPGGS, from the exons ATGGGCAAGAAGCACAAGAAGCACAAGTCGGACAAACACTTCCACGAGGACTATGTAGAGAAGCCCTTGAAGCTGGTCCTCAAAGTAGGAGGGAACGAAGTCACCGAACTCTCCACGGGCAGCTCGGGGCACGACTCCAGCCTCTTCGAAGACAAAAACGATCATGACAAACACAAGGACAGAAAgcggaaaaagagaaagaaaggagagaagcagaTTCCAGgggaagaaaaggggagaaaacgGAGAAGAGTTAAGGAGGATAAAAAGAAGCGAGATCGAGACCGGGTGGAGAATGAGGCAGAAAAAGACCTCCAGTGTCACGCCCCTGTGAGATTAGACTTGCCCCCTGAGAAGCCTCTCACAAGCTCTTTAGCCAAACAAGAAGTAGAACAGACACCCCTTCAAGAAGCTTTGAATCAACTGATGAGACAATTGTAGAGAAAAGATCCAagtgctttcttttcatttcctgcGGCTGATTTTATTGCTCCTGGCTACTCCATGATCATTAAACACCCAATGGATTTTAGTACCATGAAAGAAAAGATCAAGAACAATGACTATCAGTCCATAGAAGAACTAAAGGATAACTTCAAACTAATGTGTACTAATGCCATGATTTACAATAAACCAGAGACCATTTATTATAAAGCTGCAAAGAAGCTGTTGCACTCAGGGATGAAAATTCTTAACCAGGAAAGAATTCAGAGCCTGAAGCAGAGCATAGACTTCATGGCTGACTTGCAGAAAACTCGAAAGCAGAAAGATGGAACAGACACCTCACAGAGTGGGGAGGACGGAGGCtgctggcagagagagagagaggactctGGAGATGCCGAAGCACATGCCTTCAAGAGtcccagcaaagaaaataaaaagaaagacaaagatatGCTTGAAGATAAGTTTAAAAGCAATAATTTAGAGAGAAAGCAGGAGCAGCTTGACCGCATTGTGAAGGAATCTGGAGGAAAACTGACCAGGCGGCTTGTGAACAGTCAGTGCGaatttgaaagaagaaaaccagGTGGAACAACGACATTGGGACTTCTCCATCCTGAGGATCCCATTGTAGGAGAGCCAGGCTACTGCCCTGTGAGACTGGGAATGACAACTGGAAGACTTCAGTCTGGAGTGAATACTTTGCAGGGGTTCAAAGAGGATAAAAGGAACAAAGTCACTCCAGTGTTATATTTGAATTATGGGCCCTACGGTTCTTATGCAACGCATTATGACTCCACATTTGCGAATATCAGCAAGGATGATTCTGATTTAATCTATTCAACCTATGCGGAAGACTCTGATCTTCCAAGCGATTTCAGCAGCCATGAGTTTTTGGCCACGTGCCAAGATTATCCGTATGTCATGGCAGATAGTTTACtggatgttttaacaaaaggagGGCATTCCAGGACCCTACAAGAGATGGAGATGTCATTGCCTGAAGATGAAGGCCATACTAAGACACTtgacacagcaaaagaaatggaGATTACAGAAGTAGAGCCGCCAGGGC TGGAGTCCAATACTCAAGACAGGTTCATAGCGCTGAAAGCAGTAACAAATTTTGGCGTTCCAGTTGAAGTTTTTGACTCTGAAGAAGCTGAAATATTCCAGAAGAAACTTGATGAGACCACCAGATCGCTCAGGGAACTCCAGGAAGCCCAGAATGAACGTTTGAGCACCAGACCCCCTCCCAACATGATCTGTCTCTTGGGTCCCTCATACAGAGAAATGCATCTTGCTGAACAAGTGACCAATAATCTTAAAGAACTTGCACAGCAAGTAACTCCAGGTGATATCGTAAGCACGTATGGAGTTCGAAAAGCAATGGGGATTTCCATTCCTTCCCCCGTCATGGAAAACAACTTTGTGGATTTGACAGAAGACACTGAAGAACCTAAAAAGGCGGATGTTGCTGAGTGTGGACCTGGTGGAAGTTGA